From Leguminivora glycinivorella isolate SPB_JAAS2020 chromosome 24, LegGlyc_1.1, whole genome shotgun sequence, a single genomic window includes:
- the LOC125238796 gene encoding uncharacterized protein LOC125238796 produces MKHFLIFIWVIPLTLSEFDYGNKGDLLDVQWYDNGVKNCKPGSISDSNGFGRSICRLSAKRNKKNKNKKKIKDILGAHKKEKCTATGRFKGPDECNWCFCDKGATFCTAMRCEKKTNKTKLMTDIETCANKPMGRFKSEDGCNWCYCVDTNTPICSDIECVKILSKPKALSKTRDSNVCRAKERKPGRYLNLDGCNWCYCISWHPFCTIIKCPKHTGSSDNDVQTQFIFRSGNLNYVSSGSYTIITLTAGSKNSSSTDFQTKSILPDSFQDFGKKFFNGTNPFKPDEHSSNINYEAYRYLSGKEKKLNKKGLKVPKKFNWFPDYTNLDYTDNLLPKKMALKRKLKLKSLKGLAQECKAGSKFKDPFGCNWCTCIEDGVVICDNDDCGTKINN; encoded by the exons ATGAaacattttcttatttttatatgG GTGATCCCATTAACATTATCTGAATTTGACTACGGCAATAAAGGGGACCTCCTAGATGTGCAGTGGTATgaca ATGGTGTAAAAAACTGTAAACCTGGGTCGATAAGTGACAGCAATGGATTCGGTCGCTCCATTTGTCGTCTTAGTGCCAagagaaacaaaaaaaataaaaataaaaagaaaattaaagacATACTAG GCGCTCACAAAAAAGAAAAGTGTACAGCCACAGGTCGATTCAAAGGTCCCGATGAGTGCAACTGGTGCTTCTGCGACAAAGGCGCCACCTTCTGTACAGCGATGAGATGTGAAAAGAAAACAAATAAGAcgaaattaa TGACAGACATCGAAACCTGTGCGAATAAACCTATGGGCAGGTTCAAGTCTGAAGATGGCTGTAACTGGTGCTATTGTGTCGACACGAACACACCGATCTGTTCGGACATAGAGTGTGTGAAGATCCTTTCAAAACCAAAGGCACTTTCCAAAACGAGAG ATTCAAACGTCTGTAGAGCGAAGGAGAGAAAGCCAGGGAGATATCTCAACCTAGACGGTTGTAACTGGTGCTACTGTATCTCTTGGCATCCATTTTGTACCATTATAAAGTGTCCCAAACACACCGGATCCTCAGACAACGATGTCCAGACACAGTTCATCTTCCGTAGCGGAAACCTCAACTATGTCTCTAGTGGAAGTTATACTATCATCACACTAACAGCTGGAAGCAAAAATTCCAGTTCAACCGATTTTCAAACTAAATCAATATTGCCGGATTCTTTTCAAGATTTTGGCAAAAAATTTTTCAACGGTACCAATCCTTTTAAACCTGATGAGCATTCAAGTAATATAAATTATGAAGCATATAGATATCTGTCGGGAAAAGAGAAGAAATTGAATAAGAAGGGGTTGAAAGTGCCGAAGAAATTTAATTGGTTTCCTGATTATACTAATTTAGATTACACGGACAACTTATTGCCTAAGAAGATGGCCTTGAAAAGGAAGTTGAAGTTGAAATCATTGAAAG GATTGGCGCAAGAGTGTAAAGCGGGGAGCAAGTTCAAAGACCCGTTCGGATGCAACTGGTGCACTTGCATAGAAGACGGCGTTGTTATTTGCGACAATGATGATTGTGGgactaaaattaataattaa